One Meleagris gallopavo isolate NT-WF06-2002-E0010 breed Aviagen turkey brand Nicholas breeding stock chromosome 11, Turkey_5.1, whole genome shotgun sequence genomic region harbors:
- the ERICH6 gene encoding glutamate-rich protein 6: MGIAGCGLCEGPPEGLKEHGCAVQLLSALLLPAAPPGEPSRLDITCATEFLEDFVELLAQPLRTLPSVGPPAVLAYRPEALRGRLRAEAEEDCAPKCEYCGSLLRPFPSFEDICPPPQKFCCKRNQDLYEFIVNERKKHESAWNSPISIDSHEPHGSEAERHVAKERAYQRQQERQMARQLAFLATEPKTVAECRAQPGTISYLLSQEPPSLTGWTLMPEERAAELEEEPISYSITCCDFTVMGGRVAKNELLEKYYNHGGKFLTMLPDGTAQLFYPSGNLAVIVVREKKRFVCIVQEDKESNTEIRAVFASNGRSTCYHPHGTVWITMNTEGGQCLDRAGNRVRRWMWPSCTASSGPCAPLSPIFLSLNLHVGVRIMGQDKITVSFLAMGQQAKFNVGTKVQGSQAGQLHALPKLNEDELLLLALRVRILRLIDKLRSCLNFPSNEQWDKMKPPVYLVTQTLKILYLCTTSDISEELCSSVRAIVNAPV, from the exons ATGGGAATTGCTGGCTGTGGTCTGTGTGAGGGAC CCCCCGAAGGCCTCAAGGAacatggctgtgctgtgcagctgctctcagcactgctcttGCCTGCAGCTCCACCAGGAGAGCCCAGCAGACTGGACATCACGTGTGCCACGGAG TTCCTAGAGGACTTTGtggagctgctggcacagccgCTGCGCACGCTGCCCTCCGTCGGCCCGCCGGCCGTGCTGGCCTACAGACCTGAGGCGCTGCGGGGCCGCCTGCGGGCCGAG GCAGAGGAGGACTGCGCTCCCAAGTGCGAGTACTGCGGAAGCCTGCTGAGGCCGTTCCCTTCCTTCGAGGACATTTGCCCTCCACCACAG AAGTTCTGCTGCAAACGCAATCAAGACCTCTACGAGTTCATCGTAAATGAGAGGAAGAAACACGAAAGTGCTTGGAACAGCCCTATTTCTATAGACTCTCACGAGCCCCATGGCAGTGAGGCTGAAAGACACGTGGCAAAGGAGAGAGCGTACCAGAG GCAGCAGGAGAGACAAATGGCCAGACAGTTAGCCTTCCTGGCAACTGAGCCGAAAACTGTAGCTGAAT GTAGAGCACAGCCTGGCACCATTTCCTACCTGCTTTCTCAGGAGCCACCATCTCTGACGGGCTGGACACTGATGCCTGaagagagagcagcagagcttgAGGAGGAGCCCATTTCCTACAGCATCACCTGCTGCGACTTCACTGTTATGGGTGGAAGG GTAGCGAAGAATGAATTGTTGGAGAAATACTACAATCATGGAGGGAAGTTTCTTACCATGCTACCAGATGGAACAGCACAGTTATT CTATCCATCCGGAAACCTGGCAGTCATCGTTGTACGAGAGAAAAAGCGGTTTGTTTGCATAGTGCAGGAAGACAAGGAAAGTAACACTGAGATACGGGCAGTATTTGCATCCAACGGCAGGAGCACCTGCTACCACCCGCACGGCACTGTGTG gatAACGATGAACACTGAAGGAGGGCAGTGCCTGGACCGGGCAGGCAACAGGGTGAGGAGGTGGATGTGGCCAAGCTGCACAGCGTCATCTGGACCTTGTGCCCCACTGAGCCCCATCTTCCTCTCCCTGAACCTGCACGTGGGGGTCAGGATCATGGGCCAGGATAAGATCACAGTTTCCTTCCTTGCCATGGGACAACAAGCAAAATTCAACGTGGGAACAAAAGTGCAG GGCAGCCAGGCTGGCCAGCTGCATGCCCTCCCCAAGCTGAATGAGGATGAGCTCCTGCTGCTAGCCTTGCGGGTGAGGATCCTGCGGCTCATCGATAAGCTGCGTAGCTGCCTGAACTTCCCTTCCAATGAGCAATGGGACAAAATGAAGCCACCAGTGTACCTTGTCACACAGACTTTAAAGATCTTGTACCTTTGCACAACTTCTGACATAAGCGAAGAGCTGTGCAGCTCAGTCAGGGCAATAGTAAATGCTCCAGTCTGA
- the LOC104912738 gene encoding glucose-dependent insulinotropic receptor-like translates to MVSVLCAVLHALLSCLIPPANLLVIVAVCQLLRKHPGSGYIYVLNLATADLLVGVMCITEALDDVLDGDFDRSKSFCLLRISLSMTPCIGSILTLLLISLDRYLAVRLPLSYRTLPKKAPVALSLMFLWMLAFLLGHLPLIFPSLQQSNYTGYCGLLSVARSEYLYTLCFGVFAPSLLVLLCLHVSVCSIAYAQHTRSPHSCAQPRPLRARLRHFKALRTVLFVLVGFGLSWGPYLVGGTVQAACRSCDLSDTLKDALFILGETNSLLNPLIYALHSRDIRSHLAKLLGCRRRGLVQPVASSIHTVSAGSWPRSSGL, encoded by the coding sequence atgGTCAGCGTGCTGTGCGCTGTGCTGCATGCGCTGCTCAGCTGCCTCATCCCCCCTGCCAACCTGCTGGTGATCGTGGCTGTCTGCCAGCTGCTGAGGAAGCATCCAGGCTCTGGCTACATCTACGTGCTCAACCTGGCCACCGCCGACCTGCTGGTGGGCGTAATGTGCATCACTGAGGCCCTGGATGATGTTCTGGATGGGGACTTTGACCGTAGCAAGTCCTTCTGCCTCCTGCGCATCTCCCTGAGCATGACGCCGTGCATTGGCTCCATCCTGACCCTGCTGCTCATCTCCCTGGACAGGTACCTGGCAGTGAGGCTGCCACTCTCCTACCGCACGCTTCCAAAGAAAGCACCCGTGGCCCTGTCCCTCATGTTCCTCTGGATGCTCGCCTTCCTCCTTGGGCACTTGCCTctcatttttccctctcttcagCAAAGCAACTACACGGGCTACTGTGGGCTGCTCTCTGTGGCCAGGAGTGAGTACCTCTACACCCTCTGCTTCGGTGTCTTTGCTCCATCCCTGCTAGTGCTGCTGTGCCTACACGTCTCAGTGTGCAGCATCGCCTATGCGCAGCACACGCGGTCGCCTCACTCCTGCGCCCAGCCCAGGCCCCTCCGCGCCCGCCTGCGCCACTTCAAGGCGCTGCGCACTGTGCTCTTTGTCCTCGTCGGCTTCGGGCTCTCCTGGGGCCCATACCTGGTGGGGGGCACCGTGCAGGCCGCCTGCCGCTCCTGCGACCTGTCTGACACACTCAAGGACGCGCTGTTCATCCTGGGTGAGACCAACTCCCTCCTCAACCCTCTCATCTATGCCCTGCACAGCAGAGACATCCGCAGCCACCTCGCCAAACTGCTCGGCTGCAGGCGGAGGGGCCTAGTGCAGCCCGTGGCCTCCAGCATCCACACTGTGAGTGCTGGGAGCTGGCCCAGGTCATCTGGGCTGTGA
- the SELENOT gene encoding thioredoxin reductase-like selenoprotein T, with product SITGNLLSRFCLLSFNRHIASFLSVFKLVLIGLIIVGKDPFAFFGMQAPSIWQWGQENKVYACMMVFFLSNMIENQCMSTGAFEITLNDVPVWSKLESGHLPSMQQLVQILDNEMKLNVHMESMPHHRS from the exons AGCATAACTGGGAACCTTCTAAGTCGcttttgtttgttgtcttttaaTAGGCACATAGCATCCTTCCTGTCTGTCTTCAAGCTAGTATTAATAGGCTTAATAATTGTCGGCAAGGatccatttgctttctttggcaTGCAAGCTCCAAGCATCTGGCAGTGGGGCCAAGAAAACAAG GTTTATGCTTGTATGATGGTTTTCTTCCTGAGCAACATGATTGAGAACCAGTGTATGTCAACGGGTGCATTTGAAATAACTTTGAATG ATGTTCCAGTGTGGTCTAAGCTAGAGTCTGGCCACCTTCCTTCCATGCAGCAGCTTGTACAAATTCTTGATAATGAAATGAAGCTCAATGTGCACATGGAGTCAATGCCTCACCATCGATCATAG
- the EIF2A gene encoding eukaryotic translation initiation factor 2A, whose protein sequence is MGCGRLVPRCPASVRRSACGAFLTNLVVSLTLNARKGRDFSVRKSMRSKFGFGQFCEPAASVCLFPLSVRGSEGLFMVNGPPSFTESPVFQRDFGKNCKAVAFSKDGSLFAWCSGEKVNIVNVTSAGLLRSFDLPKTVCLEFSPKNNILATWQAYSAAKDGSAGAPNLQLHDVKTGKCLKSFIQKKMQNWCPCWADDESICARNVNNEVHFFENNNFNTIANKLHLQKVNDFVLSPGAQPTKVAVYVPGSKGAPSFVRLYQYPNFGGPQSALANKSFFKADKVTMLWNKKATAVLVIASTDVDKTGASYYGEQTLHYIATNGESAIVQLPKNGPIYDVVWNPNSVEFCAVYGFMPAKATVFNLKCDPVFDFGTGPRNAAYYSPHGHILVLAGFGNLRGQMEVWDVKNYKLISKPVASDSTYFAWCPDGEHIVTATCAPRLRVSNGYKIWHYTGSVLHNYEVPSNEEMWQVSWQPFLDGVFPVKAVKYQAVPSELPSAEPKPAQAYRPPALRNKPVTSSKLHEDEPPQNMKPQSGSSEKPLSKTALKNQKKHEAKKAAKQEAKTDCGQDSTKSSASQNTPRSAVPVVTSGDPEIDKKIKNLKKKLKAIEQLKEQAAAGKQLEKNQLEKIQKESALLQELEDLELGL, encoded by the exons ATGGGCTGCGGGCGCCTCGTGCCGCGCTGCCCTGCTTCAGTCCGGCGGTCAGCGTGCGGGGCGTTCCTTACAAACTTAGTTGTCTCGTTAACTCTAAATGCGAGAAAGGGGCGAGATTTCAGCGTTCGTAAGTCAATGAGGTCAAAGTTTGGCTTTGGACAGTTCTGTGAACCTGCAGCgtctgtgtgtttgtttcctctttcaGTGCGGGGCTCCGAAGGGCTCTTCATGGTGAACGGGCCGCCCAGCTTCACGGAGAGTCCGGTGTTCCAGAG GGACTTTGGAAAAAACTGCAAAGCTGTTGCTTTTAGCAAGGACGGTTCCCTCTTTGCCTGGTGCAGTGGAGAAAA AGTAAATATTGTTAACGTCACCAGTGCAGGACTGCTGCGTTCCTTTGATCTTCCGAAGACCGTTTGTCTTGAATTCTCACCAAAGAATAACATTCTGGCAACGTGGCAGGCCTATTCAG CTGCCAAAGATGGCTCAGCAGGGGCACCCAACCTACAACTTCATGATGTGAAAACTGGAAAGTGTTTGAAGTCTTTCATCCAGAAAAAGATGCAGAACTG gtgtccctgctgggcAGATGACGAAAGTATTTGTGCCCGGAATGTGAACAATGAAGTGCACTTCTTTGAAAACAACAACTTCA atacTATTGCAAATAAGCTTCATTTGCAAAAGGTTAATGACTTTGTGTTATCGCCAGGAGCACAGCCAACCAAG GTTGCTGTGTACGTTCCAGGCAGTAAAGGTGCACCATCATTTGTTAGGCTCTATCAGTATCCCAATTTTGGTGGACCTCAATCTGCGCTGGCCAATAAGAGTTTCTTTAAAGCTGACAAGGTGACAATGCTATGGAACAAAAAAG ccactgctgtgctggTCATAGCTAGCACTGACGTGGACAAAACAGGTGCGTCGTACTATGGAGAGCAAACCCTGCACTACATTGCAACAAACGGGGAAAGTGCCATCGTGCAACTAC cAAAAAATGGTCCTATTTATGATGTTGTTTGGAACCCCAATTCTGTCGAGTTTTGTGCTGTGTATGGTTTTATGCCTGCCAAAGCAACAGTTTTTAATCTGAAATGTGACCCTGTGTTTGATTTTGGAACCGGTCCTCGCAATGCTGCCTACTACAGCCCCCATGGACACATCCTGGTACTAGCAGGATTTGGAAATCTCAGGGGACAGATGGAAGTATGGGACGTTAAAAACTACAAACTCATTTCCAAGCCAGTAGCCTCCGATTCCACCTATTTTGCCTGGTGCCCTGATGGGGAGCATATTGTAACAGCTACATGCGCTCCCCGGCTGCGAGTCAGTAACGGGTATAAGATATGGCACTACACTGGCTCTGTTTTACACAACTATGAAGTTCCATCAAATGAGGAAATGTGGCAAGTTTCCTGGCAGCCATTTTTGGATGGAGTGTTCCCAGTGAAAGCAGTGAAATACCAGGCAGTCCCGAGTGAATTGCCGAGTGCTGAGCCCAAACCTGCTCAAGCTTATAGACCTCCGGCCTTGAGAAACAAACCTGTAACAAGTTCCAAGCTT CATGAGGACGAGCCACCTCAGAATATGAAACCACAGTCAGGAAGCAGTGAAAAGCCACTGTCTaaaacagctctgaaaaatcaaaagaaacacGAAGCAAAGAAAGCTGCTAAACAG GAGGCCAAAACTGATTGCGGTCAGGACTCCACAAAGTCTTCAGCATCACAGAATACACCACGAAGTGCTGTGCCTGTCGTGACATCAGGAGATCCTGAAAttgacaagaaaataaagaatttaaaaaag aaactaAAGGCAATTGAGCAGCTgaaagagcaggcagctgctggcaaACAGCTAGAGAAAAATCAG CTGGAGAAGATTCAGAAGGAaagtgctctgctgcaggaattGGAGGACTTGGAGCTGGGTCTGTGA